Genomic segment of Limnochordia bacterium:
CCTGAAGTGTTGCTACTGGATGAACCGTTGTCGGCGCTCGATCTAAAACTTCGTTCCGAGATGCAGTATGAGCTAAGGGAGTTGCAGCGTCGTCTAGGCATCACCTTTGTATTTGTAACGCATGATCAGGAAGAAGCCTTGGCATTATCTGATGAGATTTTTGTGTTGAATAATGGTCGGATCCAGCAAAGCGGAACACCTACCGATATCTACGATGAGCCAATAAACAGGTTTGTGGCTGACTTTATTGGGGAATCGAATATTGTTGCAGGGACAATGATTCGAGATTACTTGGTGGGGTTTGTTGGCCATCAATTTGAATGTGTGGACCGAGGTTTCCATGCTAATGAACCGGTTGAGATCGTCATTCGCCCAGAGGATCTTGAACTTACTACTAAGGATGCTGGAAAACTGAAAGTCCGTGTAGATTCTCAGCTATTTAGGGGTGTACACTATGAGATCTGCTGCTATGACGAGGAAGGAAATGAATGGCTTGTTCATTCCACAAAAAAGGCAGCGGTAGGGGATGAGATCGGACTAGACTTTTGGCCTGAGGATATTCATGTGATGCGGATCGGTGAGACTGAGGCCGAATTCGATCGAAGGCTGGAGTCCTACGGGGAGATGCGCCATGGATAAGCGGACCCGGAATATATATCTAATTCCCTATGTTGTGTGGATCGTCTTATTTGTGATCGTGCCCATTGTGCTGGTGGGATACTACTCCCTATTTGATATCGAAGGGGCATTGACTATTGAGAACTATAAGCGGTTCTTCTCGCCGATCTACCTGAGCATGGCCCTTCGCTCCTTTTGGTATGCGTTTTTGGTAACGGCGTTTTCGCTGCTTATTGCTTATCCAACGTCATACTTGCTTACTAAAACCAAGCATAAACAGCT
This window contains:
- a CDS encoding ABC transporter ATP-binding protein; this encodes MAENVIVRFENVTKQYDDDPAVLEDVSFELERGKFYTLLGPSGCGKTTIIRLIAGFTEPTKGKIYLQGQEIRTISPRQRKVNTVFQDYALFPHLNVFENVAFGLRVRRMSNEVIKTKVQEVLRFVNLSGLENREIAGLSGGQQQRVAIARAIVNEPEVLLLDEPLSALDLKLRSEMQYELRELQRRLGITFVFVTHDQEEALALSDEIFVLNNGRIQQSGTPTDIYDEPINRFVADFIGESNIVAGTMIRDYLVGFVGHQFECVDRGFHANEPVEIVIRPEDLELTTKDAGKLKVRVDSQLFRGVHYEICCYDEEGNEWLVHSTKKAAVGDEIGLDFWPEDIHVMRIGETEAEFDRRLESYGEMRHG